A stretch of the Sulfurimonas sp. HSL3-1 genome encodes the following:
- a CDS encoding ATP-dependent helicase, producing MEQIFKNLNEQQAEAVKKIDGPLLILAGAGSGKTTTITSRLAYLLDVVGIPASNTLTLTFTNKAAKEMRERALAMIDAKSYPPLLCTFHKFGLLFLKFHIHRLGRENNFVVIDTDDKKRILKKLAGDLPMPLVASEISRYKNSLITPEEAHAQAEQKNYEQIAKVYKEYEAYLVENNLVDFDDLIALTYKLLDEHPELAEETSKRYQYIMIDEYQDTNELQFKLLQKLCSAHNNLCVVGDDDQSIYGWRGAHVRNILEFDQDFQDAMVVKLEHNYRSRTPILTVANALIEHNRSRLGKTLLPTRGDGDAVKMLSSNDENEEASKISLQINKLIGEGVRPNEIAVLYRINALSRSLEEGLNRAGIPYKLVGGLRFYDRAEIKDLISYLRVITNHHDNFSMKRIINKPKRGIGKASIDKLELAAMQQERSLYDLIRLSSTAELEALVRKKNTTTLKQFIGELEQMRAIADESLYSFAERLDEIFKIKAFYEAMPDGTERVQNIDEFFGLFRDFIKQNPEASLDAFLNEVSLQSEQDQVEGESIYIMSIHASKGLEFEHLFIIGLEEGFLPLVGDGSDLEEERRLGYVSFTRAKDTLTLSHVQSRYYKGRRTELEKSRFFGEAGLCESSLKIEKNTAFKKGDLVRHKIFGAGRVIGVSKAGREFKLNINFGGNKREILASFVERL from the coding sequence ATGGAACAAATTTTCAAAAACCTTAACGAGCAGCAGGCCGAAGCCGTCAAGAAGATCGATGGTCCCTTATTGATCCTTGCGGGCGCGGGCAGCGGCAAAACGACGACCATTACTTCGCGGCTTGCCTACCTGCTGGACGTTGTCGGGATCCCGGCGAGCAACACGCTGACGCTGACCTTTACCAACAAAGCGGCCAAGGAGATGCGTGAACGCGCCCTGGCGATGATCGACGCGAAAAGCTATCCGCCGCTGCTGTGTACTTTCCACAAGTTCGGCCTGCTCTTTTTGAAGTTCCATATCCACCGGCTGGGGCGGGAGAACAACTTCGTCGTTATCGATACGGACGACAAGAAGCGGATTTTGAAAAAGCTCGCCGGCGACCTCCCGATGCCCCTCGTGGCCAGCGAGATCTCCCGCTACAAAAACTCCCTGATCACGCCGGAAGAGGCGCATGCCCAGGCGGAGCAGAAAAACTACGAACAGATCGCCAAAGTGTACAAAGAGTACGAGGCGTACCTGGTCGAGAACAACTTGGTGGACTTCGACGACCTGATCGCCTTGACGTACAAACTGCTCGATGAACACCCGGAGCTGGCCGAAGAGACAAGCAAGCGCTACCAGTACATCATGATCGACGAATACCAGGATACGAACGAACTGCAGTTCAAGCTGCTCCAGAAGCTCTGCAGCGCCCACAACAACCTCTGTGTGGTCGGGGATGACGACCAGAGCATCTACGGCTGGCGCGGGGCGCACGTGCGCAACATCCTGGAGTTCGACCAGGACTTCCAGGACGCCATGGTGGTCAAACTCGAACACAACTACCGTTCGCGCACGCCGATTCTGACCGTGGCCAACGCGCTGATCGAGCATAACCGCTCCCGCCTGGGCAAGACGCTGCTGCCGACCAGAGGCGACGGGGATGCCGTCAAGATGCTCTCTTCGAACGACGAAAACGAGGAGGCGAGCAAGATCTCCCTGCAGATCAACAAACTGATCGGCGAGGGGGTACGCCCCAACGAGATCGCCGTGCTCTACCGCATCAATGCGCTCAGCCGCTCCCTCGAGGAGGGGCTCAACCGCGCCGGGATCCCCTACAAGCTCGTCGGCGGGCTGCGCTTTTACGACCGTGCCGAGATCAAGGACCTGATCAGCTACCTGCGCGTCATCACCAACCACCACGACAACTTCTCGATGAAACGCATCATCAACAAGCCCAAGCGGGGCATCGGCAAGGCGTCCATCGACAAGCTGGAGCTGGCGGCCATGCAGCAGGAGCGCTCCCTGTACGACCTGATCCGCCTCAGCAGTACGGCCGAGCTCGAGGCCCTGGTGCGCAAGAAAAACACGACGACCCTCAAACAGTTCATCGGCGAGCTGGAGCAGATGCGCGCGATCGCGGACGAGTCGCTCTACAGCTTCGCCGAGCGTCTTGACGAGATCTTCAAGATCAAGGCCTTCTACGAAGCGATGCCCGACGGAACCGAGCGGGTGCAGAACATCGACGAGTTCTTCGGGCTTTTCCGCGACTTTATCAAGCAGAACCCGGAGGCGAGCCTGGATGCGTTTTTGAACGAGGTTTCCCTGCAGAGCGAGCAGGACCAGGTCGAAGGGGAGAGCATCTACATCATGAGCATCCACGCCTCCAAGGGGCTGGAGTTCGAACACCTCTTCATCATCGGCCTCGAAGAGGGGTTCCTTCCCCTTGTCGGAGACGGCAGCGACCTGGAAGAGGAGCGCCGCCTGGGCTACGTCTCCTTTACGCGCGCCAAGGATACGCTGACCCTGTCGCACGTGCAGAGCCGCTACTACAAGGGACGCCGTACGGAACTGGAGAAGAGCCGCTTCTTCGGCGAGGCGGGGCTGTGCGAAAGCTCGCTGAAGATTGAGAAGAACACGGCATTCAAAAAAGGGGACCTTGTCCGCCACAAGATCTTCGGTGCCGGGCGGGTCATAGGCGTGAGCAAGGCCGGACGCGAATTCAAGCTCAACATCAACTTCGGCGGCAACAAGCGGGAGATCCTCGCCTCCTTCGTGGAGCGCCTCTGA
- a CDS encoding LysR family transcriptional regulator, which produces MLKDFAKLQTFLTVVKEKSFSKASAKLGISQPAVTQQIKFIEEYLDTRIVERKKNGIKLTKEGEDLYRIAVKLEKAINTSQKELLKIINKDFTFILGASYAIGNYVIPTYLGAIKEKINNEVYMHVGLSNEIIDELEDKKIDVALIESPVFRDGIIYREWMEDELVLFSNQPLPKYLKKEDFFTFDWVCRDENSHTRKLVSEAFEELEIDCSTFNVIGVVQSPTAVKETIMRSPKDAERPIVSVISRHVIEDEIAEGKLYESRMRNFRVHRKFYIAYSKERKHDAFVNNVVDFLLTMRM; this is translated from the coding sequence ATGCTGAAAGACTTCGCCAAACTGCAAACTTTTTTGACTGTCGTCAAAGAGAAGAGCTTTTCCAAGGCTTCCGCGAAACTGGGCATTTCCCAACCCGCCGTCACCCAACAGATCAAATTTATCGAAGAGTACCTCGATACACGCATCGTCGAGCGTAAGAAGAACGGCATCAAGCTGACCAAAGAGGGCGAGGATCTCTACCGTATCGCTGTCAAACTCGAAAAGGCGATCAACACGAGCCAAAAAGAGCTGCTCAAGATCATCAACAAAGACTTCACCTTTATCCTCGGCGCCTCCTATGCTATCGGAAACTACGTCATCCCGACCTACCTCGGCGCCATCAAAGAGAAGATCAACAACGAAGTCTACATGCACGTCGGCCTCTCCAACGAGATCATCGACGAACTCGAAGACAAAAAGATCGATGTCGCGCTGATCGAGTCGCCGGTCTTCCGCGACGGGATCATCTACCGCGAATGGATGGAGGACGAACTCGTCCTCTTCTCCAACCAGCCGCTGCCCAAGTACCTCAAAAAAGAGGACTTCTTCACCTTCGACTGGGTCTGCCGCGACGAGAACTCCCACACCCGCAAGCTCGTCTCCGAAGCCTTCGAAGAGCTTGAGATCGACTGCTCGACCTTCAACGTCATCGGGGTTGTGCAGTCGCCGACGGCCGTCAAAGAGACGATCATGCGCTCCCCGAAAGACGCCGAGCGCCCGATCGTATCGGTCATCTCCCGCCACGTTATCGAGGACGAGATCGCCGAGGGAAAACTGTACGAATCGCGCATGCGCAACTTCCGCGTCCACCGCAAGTTCTACATCGCCTACTCCAAAGAGCGCAAGCACGACGCCTTCGTCAACAACGTCGTCGACTTCCTGCTCACCATGCGGATGTAA